Within Bacteroidota bacterium, the genomic segment CAGAAAAACGGTGAGATAATATTGCCCAGCACGATAGAAAATTATACGGGGCTTCGCAAACTGTTAAATGATTTCAGCGTTCAAAAAAACTTTCCGCTGCGAATCCGCTCAACGCATAAACTTCATGCCCGGGAACTGCAAACAGAAAAAAATTATTGGGAAAAATTTTATAAGAAGTTTGTCGATTACCTATACGATGACCTTGATAATTACGACAATTATGTCGGATCAAGAATGAAATTACTGAGGGCATTTTTCAATTTCATAAATATCAAATATCTGATCAACACGGGCGGGTTTCAGAAATTATTTGTCGGGCGTAGCGAACAGATACAAATTGTTGTCCTTTCCCCCGAACGGCTCAATCACCTGATTACTTCAAAAGGACTGGAAGAAAAACTACCGAGACGATTAAAAATAATCAAAGACATTTTTGTATTTGGCTGTACTGTTGGACTCCGGGTTTCAGACCTCATGAAAATTTCTCCCTCCGCCATTGAACGCAGGAACGATAAGTGGTATCTTAATGTGCAGTCACAAAAAACACAAACATTCACCGGCATAAAATTGCCTCCCTATGCCGTTGACATTTTGATGAAATACATAAGAAGGAAAAGGCAACGCACTATATTTCCCTATTATCATAAAGTTTATCTCAACCGCTACATCAAGGAACTATGTGAAGCGGCAGGATTCACGGAAGAACATAAGAAGAGGCGAACAAAACGGGGACAAGTGGTAATAGTTTATAAAGACAAAGAAAAGAAGACGCACTACAGGTTTTGCGATTTGGTTACCACGCACACCATGCGCAGGACTGCTGTCACTACCTTGCTTTCTCTCGGCATGGATGTGGAGGCAGTGCGAACAATTTCAGGACATTCTTCCG encodes:
- a CDS encoding tyrosine-type recombinase/integrase: MGKQVKEYDSLHLLDKFISDCKRGKRMQKNGEIILPSTIENYTGLRKLLNDFSVQKNFPLRIRSTHKLHARELQTEKNYWEKFYKKFVDYLYDDLDNYDNYVGSRMKLLRAFFNFINIKYLINTGGFQKLFVGRSEQIQIVVLSPERLNHLITSKGLEEKLPRRLKIIKDIFVFGCTVGLRVSDLMKISPSAIERRNDKWYLNVQSQKTQTFTGIKLPPYAVDILMKYIRRKRQRTIFPYYHKVYLNRYIKELCEAAGFTEEHKKRRTKRGQVVIVYKDKEKKTHYRFCDLVTTHTMRRTAVTTLLSLGMDVEAVRTISGHSSGSKEFYRYVKFSQAYLDETIERAHEKLLEKELVEA